The following is a genomic window from Bacteroidales bacterium.
TTTTATTTTTACATTATTTTTATATCCTTTTGGAATCAGAATTGAAAACTTGCCGTCTTTATCGGAAATTCCCGTGATATTTTTTTTTGTGCTCTGATTTTCGAAAATAATTATTTCCGATTTTCGTGGGTTGCCTTTGAAATCGGTTACAATTACTTTCAGTAAAGCTTCTTTTTCTGTGGGTTTTAAGTCCTGTGAAAAAGCAGTTACATTAAAAATAATGAATATTAAAATTAAGATTTTTTTCATTTTTTTAAAAGTTTGTTGTTCGTAGTTTGTAGTTGCTTTGAACAACAAACCACAAACAAAATAATTATTTATTTTTCTCAACTTTTCTATTCTCGTATTCTTTAATTCCGTTATCTAGAAAATCTATAAAATTTTTAATGCTTGGGTCGAATGATTTTGGTTCGGTTAAAAGATTTCCTTCATTATCAAGCAAAATGTAATAGGGGAGAGAGTTGATTTTAAATTTTTTTGCCTGAAAGTCGCTCCACTTTTTTCCGATAGTAGTTATTTCTTTTTTTATTCCACCCACAATTGTTTCGTATTGTTCTTTTTCGGGAAGCGTTGTTTTATCATCAACATAAAGGGTAATTAAAATATAATTTTCATTAAAGCGTTTCAGTATCTCGGCATCAGACCAAACAGAAGCTTTCATTTTTTTGCAATATGCACATCCCCATCCGGTAAAGTCAACAAATACGGGTTTGCCTGTTTTCTTGGCATATTCCATTCCTTCATCATAATCGAAAAAGCAATTCAAATTGTAAGGACAATGGAATAAATCGGCATATTTTTTACCTGAAACAACTTCCTGATTATTTACAGGTGTGTTTTTTGTTAAATCAAAATCCTGCGATGATAGAGGTGGGGAGAATGCACTGATTGCCTTTAATGGCGCACCCCATAAGCCGGGGATAAGGTAAATCGCAAATGAAAATGAAATTATAACAAAAAATAATCTTACAACGGAAATATATTTCACATCACTGTCGTGAGCAAATTTTATTTTGCCGAGTAAATAAAAGCCGAGCAATAAGAAAATCACAATCCATATTACTAAGAATATTTCCCTGTCAAGAATTCTCCAATGATTTACCAAATCGGCGGTTGAGAAAAATTTTAATGCTAATGCAATCAATAAAAATGCAAGAGTTACCTTAACTGAATTGAGCCATCCGCCTGACTTTGGAAGTGAATTTAACCATGACGGAAAAACAGCGAGCAATGCAAAAGGAATTGCGAGTGCTATGGAAAATCCTAACATTCCAATGAGAGGGGATAATGTATTTTTTGAAACAGCAGCTTCAACCAAAAGAGTTCCTATGATAGGAGCGGTGCATGAAAACGATACCAATACAAGTGTAAAAGCCATTAAAAATATTCCGATTAAACCGCCTGCTTTTTCTGCTTTGCTGTCGGCTGCGGTTGTCCATTTTGATGGCAACTGTATTTCGAAAGCTCCGAAGAATGATGCTGCAAAAACAAGCAATAATAAAAAGAAAAATAAATTGACATAAGTATTTGTTGACATCGAATTTAATGCATCTGCCCCGAATATTAAAGTTATTCCAAATCCAAGAGCAACATAAATTATTATTATTGAGAGTCCGTAAATCAATGCATCGCGTTTTGCTTTTATTCGCTTTTCACTTCTTTTCAGAAAAAAACTAACTGTCATCGGAATCATAGGAAATACGCATGGAGTTATTAATGCAAGAAAACCAGCTAATATTCCTTCAAGAAAAATAATCCACAAATTTCCTGAAGCAGAATTATCGCTTATTGTTGCTTTAATTTTACTGTAGCAGGATTTGTTATCAGCAGCAATTGATGTTGCTTTTTCGCAGCAGGTTTTTAAAGTGTCAACAGCAGGTTCTGTTTTTTTATCATTTAAAACCGACAAAGGAATTTTAATATTTTCATCATAGTTGATGCAAGCACCATCAGTGTTTGTGCACATCTGATATGTGATTGTACATTTTATTTCTTTAGTTGCTTCGGTTATTTTTATTTTTTGTTTGAACAAACCTTTTTTATAAAAAGATGTTATGAAGCATTTAAAAACATCATCGTATTCTTTTTTAGAACCAATGGCTTTTACTTTACCGATGAGGTAATAACCTTTTTTATCAAAAGTAAATATTGCTGGATTTGGTCCTATTTTACAATTGAAG
Proteins encoded in this region:
- a CDS encoding cytochrome c biogenesis protein CcdA yields the protein MKSLLNKVKKISGVILILIIASELSFSQVNIPPSKWKYSITPDKVKIGDTSTITFNAVIPEGFHLYSSDFNCKIGPNPAIFTFDKKGYYLIGKVKAIGSKKEYDDVFKCFITSFYKKGLFKQKIKITEATKEIKCTITYQMCTNTDGACINYDENIKIPLSVLNDKKTEPAVDTLKTCCEKATSIAADNKSCYSKIKATISDNSASGNLWIIFLEGILAGFLALITPCVFPMIPMTVSFFLKRSEKRIKAKRDALIYGLSIIIIYVALGFGITLIFGADALNSMSTNTYVNLFFFLLLLVFAASFFGAFEIQLPSKWTTAADSKAEKAGGLIGIFLMAFTLVLVSFSCTAPIIGTLLVEAAVSKNTLSPLIGMLGFSIALAIPFALLAVFPSWLNSLPKSGGWLNSVKVTLAFLLIALALKFFSTADLVNHWRILDREIFLVIWIVIFLLLGFYLLGKIKFAHDSDVKYISVVRLFFVIISFSFAIYLIPGLWGAPLKAISAFSPPLSSQDFDLTKNTPVNNQEVVSGKKYADLFHCPYNLNCFFDYDEGMEYAKKTGKPVFVDFTGWGCAYCKKMKASVWSDAEILKRFNENYILITLYVDDKTTLPEKEQYETIVGGIKKEITTIGKKWSDFQAKKFKINSLPYYILLDNEGNLLTEPKSFDPSIKNFIDFLDNGIKEYENRKVEKNK